A genome region from Glycine max cultivar Williams 82 chromosome 5, Glycine_max_v4.0, whole genome shotgun sequence includes the following:
- the LOC100812921 gene encoding bystin: MGKRKERIQNPEPFDPYGADPAKTKKRSKAPKRHQQEEQFIAPKLSSKIMKQALIQQKEEEKEEAPENNAANLFEEVPDVEEDGGDDIDDFAGFSETQSQFAEYDEEINEEDERLMEAFALKEPGQQKTLADLIVQRIKEKDASVASENRPVPKLDNSIIDIYKGVGTHLSRYTIGKIPKAFKHIPSMQLWEEVLYITEPENWSPNALYQATRIFASNFGAKKAERFYKLVLLPRVREDIRKNKRLHFALYQTLKKALYKPAAFFKGILFSLCESRTCTLREAVIIGSIIEKVSIPPLHSSVALLKLSGMEYCGTTSYFIKLLLEKKYALPYRVVDAVVAHFTRFLNETRIMPVIWHQSLLAFVQRYKNELQKEDKDRLRNLLEKQKHKLVTPEISRELDHSRNRGEKEEDLMSISSPVYVINKTIEEDRFDIPDVPMEED, translated from the exons ATGGGGAAGCGTAAGGAGCGGATTCAGAACCCGGAACCCTTCGATCCGTACGGCGCCGACCCCGCGAAAACGAAGAAGCGCTCGAAGGCGCCGAAGCGGCACCAGCAGGAGGAGCAGTTCATCGCTCCCAAACTCAGCTCCAAGATCATGAAGCAGGCGCTAATCCAGcagaaggaggaggagaaggaggaggcgCCCGAGAACAACGCCGCAAATTTATTCGAAGAGGTTCCGGATGTCGAGGAAGACGGCGGCGACGACATCGACGACTTTGCCGGGTTCTCCGAAACGCAGAGTCAGTTCGCCGAATATGAT GAGGAAATTAATGAGGAGGATGAGAGACTAATGGAAGCATTTGCATTGAAGGAGCCTGGTCAGCAGAAAACACTTGCTGACCTCATTGtccaaagaataaaagaaaaggatgCGTCTGTTGCTTCAG AAAATCGACCCGTTCCAAAATTGGATAACTCCATAATTGACATATACAAGGG GGTTGGGACTCATCTCAGCAGATATACAATAGGCAAAATACCCAAGGCATTCAAACACATTCCCTCTATGCAACTTTGGGAGGAGGTCTTGTATATAACCGAACCTGAGAATTGGTCTCCAAATGCTCTTTATCAAGCCACTAGGATTTTTGCTTCTAATTTTGGTGCAAAAAAGGCAGAGCGCTTCTACAAGCTTGTGTTGCTTCCAAGAGTGAGAGAAGATATAAGGAAGAACAAACGGCTGCATTTTGCTTTATATCAAACTCTGAAAAAGGCTTTGTACAAACCTGCTGCATTCTTTAAGGGCATACTGTTTTCACTATGCGAG TCACGCACTTGCACTCTTAGGGAAGCAGTCATCATAGGAAGCATTATAGAAAAGGTTTCTATTCCTCCACTTCATTCAAG TGTTGCGCTATTGAAGCTTTCTGGAATGGAATATTGTGGCACCACAAG CTATTTCATAAAGCTTCTTCTGGAGAAAAAATATGCTTTGCCATATCGTGTGGTTGATGCAGTTGTTGCTCATTTTACAAGATTTCTCAATGAAACCAGGATAATGCCTGTTATATGGCACCAGTCACTTCTTGCTTTTGTGCAGAG GTACAAAAATGAGCTGCAGAAGGAAGATAAGGATAGATTAAGGAATCTACTGGAAAAGCAAAAACATAAATTG GTTACACCTGAAATTAGTAGAGAGCTAGACCACAGCCGCAACCGAGGTGAAAAGGAGGAAGATCTTATGTCAATTT CCAGTCCAGTATATGTGATAAACAAGACTATTGAAGAAGATAGATTTGACATTCCAGATGTACCAATGGAGGAGGATTAA